The following is a genomic window from Chryseobacterium sp. StRB126.
GAATGATAAAGTATGTTCTATACATTTGAGATAAAGATAAAAGAAGGAAAGACTTCAAAAAATGTTACTGATGCCGTGTGTGATTCATTCATTGAAAGAGAAATGAATAATATCGATATTCAAGGCAACAACGTAACAGGAAAAGATGATTTTATAAAACTGGACTTTTCAAATAGATATCCCATTACCATATCTCCCGTTAAAGAACATTTTATTTATGATGAAGATACAAGAACATTAATCTACAAGATCGGTGCATTTTACCCAATTCTGTTCAATTTGGTCTATTCTGGTTTCCTTTTTCTTATCCTACATTTTTTTGTTCAACATTCGATTATAGAAATTGTTGTACCTAGTATATTTTTCATCCTGATAACAATCGTAGGATACATTCAATATCAAATTGTTATGGATAAAATCTCAAGAAAAATAAATGAAAACTGAATATCACAACTATTAAAAATCATTTTTATTTAGTCCACAAAATCGGTATACTTTTTGATTATAAAATATTCATAACCAAACAAATGCAATTATGATTAGAAAATTACTATCGAGCTGTCTGTTACTGACAGTATTATTCTTTTATTCATGTGAAAAAGAAAACACACAGATGAAAAGTGGAATCTCCATTGAAACCATTTCAATGATCACCGTACTTACTATGGGCGTAGCTATTTTGGTGGCTTACAGCTATAAGAGAAGATAATAAAATAAATATAACACAAAGAGCCTCTCAATTTTTGGGAGGTTTTTTTATTTAGTTTGGCCCTAAATAAAGTTACATTAAAGTACTCTGCTATTGGGATTGCTTAGCTTTCTTCTCAATAAAAATCCTAACACTAACGCTCCGCAAAGTCTCCTGACTTTGTGGAATTAAAATAAATCTCAATACAAATCCTTCATACAGTAAAAAATTTTATTAAGTACATTTGATAAAAACCAAATATGAAAGAAGGATACATCATCAGAGATCAGGAAAGACCTCATTTTCTAACGTGCACAATTGTTGATTGGATAGATATTTTTTCAAGAAAAACATATCGTGATATTATTATAGAATGCTTAGAATTTTGTATTAAAAATAAAGGAATGGTTCTTTATGGTTATGTGATCATGAGTAACCATTTACATTTTATTGTACAATCAAAAGAAGGAAAACTTTCTGATCTGATCAGGGATTTCAAAAAATTTACAGCCAAACAAATATTAGAAAAACTACAAACAGAATCAGAAAGTCGGAAAGACTGAATTTTAGAGCGCTTTGCCAAAGCTACTGAAACTCATTCAAGGAATAAAAATTTTCAGGTTTGGCAATATGGAAATCATGCTGAAGAAATTTTCAGTTTAAAATTTATGT
Proteins encoded in this region:
- a CDS encoding transposase, coding for MKEGYIIRDQERPHFLTCTIVDWIDIFSRKTYRDIIIECLEFCIKNKGMVLYGYVIMSNHLHFIVQSKEGKLSDLIRDFKKFTAKQILEKLQTESESRKD